In one window of Tachypleus tridentatus isolate NWPU-2018 chromosome 2, ASM421037v1, whole genome shotgun sequence DNA:
- the LOC143245015 gene encoding actin-related protein 2/3 complex subunit 5-B-like isoform X2: MSRSLSGSVSAFRKIDVDQYNEDYYKDDEGTEVSSVTGPDEAEVTNLLNQGKNIDALKVVFTSAPLGSKNQTVKNSALSLVMKVLMSFKPSDIDKAVSALDSEMVDTLMKYVYRGFEIPSEGSSAVLLQWHEKVFASGGLGSIMRVLTDRREV; this comes from the exons ATGTCAAGGTCACTTTCAGGTTCGGTGTCTGCATTTAGGAAAATTGATGTTGATCAGTATAATGAAGATTATTACAAGGATGACGAAGGAACTGAGGTCTCTTCTGTTACTGGGCCTGACGAAGCAGAAGTGACAAATTTATTGAACCAA GGAAAAAACATTGATGCCCTGAAAGTTGTATTCACGTCTGCTCCTCTTGGCTCAAAAAATCAAACTGTGAAG AATTCAGCCTTAAGTCTAGTGATGAAAGTACTTATGTCATTTAAACCTAGTGACATCGATAAGGCTGTCAGTGCCCTTGACAGTGAGATGGTAGACACACTGATGAAGTATGTTTATCGAGGATTTGAGATACCATCAGAAGGCAGTAGTGCTGTTTTGTTGCAGTGGCATGAAAAG gtctTTGCTTCTGGTGGGCTTGGAAGTATTATGCGTGTACTTACAGACCGTAGAGAAGTGTAA
- the LOC143245015 gene encoding actin-related protein 2/3 complex subunit 5-B-like isoform X1, protein MSRSLSGSVSAFRKIDVDQYNEDYYKDDEGTEVSSVTGPDEAEVTNLLNQYPLSRSNKGKNIDALKVVFTSAPLGSKNQTVKNSALSLVMKVLMSFKPSDIDKAVSALDSEMVDTLMKYVYRGFEIPSEGSSAVLLQWHEKVFASGGLGSIMRVLTDRREV, encoded by the exons ATGTCAAGGTCACTTTCAGGTTCGGTGTCTGCATTTAGGAAAATTGATGTTGATCAGTATAATGAAGATTATTACAAGGATGACGAAGGAACTGAGGTCTCTTCTGTTACTGGGCCTGACGAAGCAGAAGTGACAAATTTATTGAACCAATATCCTTTAAGCCGGtc TAACAAAGGAAAAAACATTGATGCCCTGAAAGTTGTATTCACGTCTGCTCCTCTTGGCTCAAAAAATCAAACTGTGAAG AATTCAGCCTTAAGTCTAGTGATGAAAGTACTTATGTCATTTAAACCTAGTGACATCGATAAGGCTGTCAGTGCCCTTGACAGTGAGATGGTAGACACACTGATGAAGTATGTTTATCGAGGATTTGAGATACCATCAGAAGGCAGTAGTGCTGTTTTGTTGCAGTGGCATGAAAAG gtctTTGCTTCTGGTGGGCTTGGAAGTATTATGCGTGTACTTACAGACCGTAGAGAAGTGTAA